One Streptomyces sp. NBC_00690 genomic region harbors:
- a CDS encoding ATP-binding protein, with translation MWERPVAGREPAAAALLGWLADPQAPRICVVSGSPGCGKTTLLAWLVRHASQADVPAERAVHAVVPGGTDDVRSVVWAVAEQLGAVARAPGELVAVLAADRRRTVIVLPDVRAAAVAELAVALADLTHLRLVVEASTGSTAHQFLTSGAGVAELDLDLPQWRDEQRYRQWRAAKPHDDAAADATPPVTVDLADPAALCAADPWAVTAACEALSDTDTAEVRAGWIRAGQSLQWDQSPASRALVLLAALGEGADEQVRGVLAALAEGMPWRVEWGRHKGDRTPPWPGPVAALALVVGAVDPCVLAADPFGVVRKVGLDDAKAEGRRGTTGGQLNAICALPDGTVLVLDDVGAVRAHPWGPRPVAGLAALLDEGPTATNALIEALPPVAGTALAWAAGPAAGVVAVGDTEGTVHAVGKAANAVRLHQGRVTALAGIGLPTSNQGTLIPLFYSGGEDGTVRAWAPGSDPMPSPLVRRPFPVVALSAAPAGDGAAVAVAWADGLVQLLLDGPVPVREFRPGAPVRALTLAADLSLVIGLDESLIRLTPRPAQHEQPSP, from the coding sequence ATGTGGGAGCGCCCGGTTGCGGGCAGGGAGCCGGCTGCGGCTGCGCTGCTGGGGTGGCTTGCAGATCCGCAGGCTCCGCGAATATGCGTGGTGTCCGGGTCGCCGGGGTGTGGCAAGACCACTCTGCTGGCCTGGCTGGTACGACACGCCAGCCAGGCGGATGTGCCGGCGGAGCGGGCTGTCCACGCTGTGGTGCCCGGCGGCACGGACGATGTGCGCAGTGTGGTGTGGGCGGTGGCCGAACAGCTCGGTGCGGTGGCGCGGGCACCCGGCGAGCTCGTAGCGGTGTTGGCCGCTGATCGTCGCCGTACGGTCATCGTGCTCCCCGACGTCCGGGCTGCTGCGGTGGCGGAACTCGCGGTGGCTCTCGCCGATCTGACGCATCTGCGTCTCGTGGTGGAGGCATCCACGGGTAGTACCGCGCACCAGTTCCTCACCAGCGGGGCTGGTGTCGCGGAGCTGGATCTGGATCTACCGCAATGGCGCGACGAGCAGCGCTACCGCCAGTGGCGGGCGGCAAAGCCGCACGATGACGCGGCAGCTGATGCAACGCCGCCGGTGACGGTGGATCTCGCCGATCCTGCCGCCTTGTGTGCGGCTGACCCGTGGGCGGTCACCGCCGCCTGCGAGGCGCTATCGGACACGGATACCGCAGAGGTACGCGCCGGATGGATACGGGCGGGGCAGTCCCTCCAATGGGACCAGAGCCCCGCGTCCCGCGCGCTCGTACTCCTGGCGGCGTTGGGGGAGGGCGCAGACGAGCAGGTCAGAGGGGTGCTGGCCGCGTTGGCGGAAGGTATGCCGTGGCGTGTGGAGTGGGGTCGGCACAAGGGTGACCGAACTCCGCCCTGGCCGGGCCCCGTCGCCGCGCTCGCCCTGGTCGTAGGCGCTGTAGACCCGTGTGTTCTCGCGGCGGACCCTTTCGGAGTTGTCCGGAAGGTCGGCCTTGACGACGCTAAGGCTGAGGGCCGGCGGGGCACAACGGGCGGGCAGCTCAACGCGATATGCGCACTCCCGGACGGCACCGTGCTCGTCCTGGACGATGTAGGAGCGGTGCGGGCCCACCCCTGGGGCCCTCGACCGGTAGCAGGTCTCGCAGCCCTCTTGGACGAAGGCCCGACCGCTACGAACGCCCTGATCGAAGCCCTGCCGCCCGTTGCGGGCACCGCCCTGGCATGGGCAGCCGGCCCAGCAGCAGGAGTGGTCGCGGTCGGGGACACGGAAGGCACCGTGCACGCCGTCGGCAAAGCAGCCAACGCCGTACGCCTCCACCAGGGCCGGGTCACCGCCCTGGCCGGCATCGGACTGCCAACGAGCAACCAGGGCACGCTGATTCCGCTGTTCTACAGCGGCGGCGAGGACGGCACGGTGCGCGCATGGGCACCAGGAAGCGATCCCATGCCTTCCCCACTGGTGAGACGGCCCTTCCCCGTGGTCGCCCTCAGTGCCGCTCCTGCGGGCGACGGTGCTGCGGTCGCAGTCGCCTGGGCGGACGGACTCGTCCAACTCCTCCTCGATGGCCCTGTACCGGTACGGGAGTTCCGGCCGGGCGCACCGGTGCGAGCGCTGACTCTGGCAGCGGACCTGTCCCTCGTTATCGGCCTCGACGAAAGCCTCATCCGCCTCACACCACGCCCCGCACAGCATGAACAACCATCCCCGTGA